The genomic segment tcattatttatatatttatatattcttttgaaacataattaatacattaaaagaataatgtaagaaatataagtataaaacaatttacttttttaatatattttaaaaatacataatattattttttaaaatataaaataataataataagtataACATGAAATGCCATTGTGTAGAATATTATTCTGGGCAAAACCACATTAAAAATACAACGAAAATTTGTTCTGATAAGAGAATATTTTCAAATTTGTTAACAATTTCTGGAATATTTTTAGTCTTAGTACTAAACGTAAGATAATAAAtgtgaatatttttataatatcaatttatatatatatataatttttattgatCTTTtggtattatttattttttgtttagtgtataataatatgtgaCAAAAGTGAAACAGAGAATGTAGaaatttatgatatatataggaGAAATTTATCTGAAGTAAAATGCGTAGAACATTCAGGATTAAGGGGTAACAATGGAAAGgttgaattaaaaaataatatagctTTCAGTTCAGAAGGTTATAATAGTAAAgatcatttaaaatataatggtGTTGGAACTaagaaaaaatgtaataatataaattataatgatttatCAAAACAATTTACGCTAGAAGAATTACATACTGTATTAGATAATTTAGAAGAACGTCCATCTAATGAAGATTTTTATGGTATATGGAATCTTGTTTTGGGTATAACTAAAGAAGGATTTGAAGATAAGGTAAAATATTTGTGGCTTTATATAGaagattatttaaaaaaatatgaatatcaaTGTTATCATGTTTGAGATACCGTTAATCCTATATGTGTAAATACTAAATACCGTACATGCTATAATTCAATGCATGATATTGGTGTTGCACTATCATCTACAGATAGGGAAGATActcttaatttttataatttagtTAAAGATGGAGCATCCattgatgaaataaaaaattatatctattcatctataaaatattatgatatattaaaaaatgaattatataatgaacaaaGGGCAAGATTTACAGAAAGGATGAAAAATCCCAAAAGATTAGAGATTTGAAACCGAATTTACATGAATGTAAATTATGTTGTTTTATGGGAAAATTCATGTGTGTATAATTTTACTATATTAgatgaaatattaatataacctatctttattaaattctttatttagcatatacaataaaagaaatataatatatatttattatattataatatataattatttgtgaGTATCCATCAACAATTTCAAAACACATTTTAAATAGTATCCATGCATCTATAGGTTATTCGTTTAACATATCGttaaaagtttttttttctaaaatataaataatatatggtaTCACCagattcataatattataataataattttattttttatatttactttgTTCTTTTTTCGTTCAtgcttcttcatttttttctaattattgttttgtttttttttatttttttttttttgtattcatATGTACTATTATCCTCATTATAGGAAATAacctcatttttttttagtaatattaagaatttctttttaatgtTTCTAATttagtataaaatatatatatatgattccTTGTTTTTTAATAGTATATACAATGTTGTGTtattgttttaatatatatgcgataatataatttattacaaaataattattaaaatatatagtaattatatattttgttacaaTATGTAATAATGCAATTAATGTATGATAAGTTGTGAAATACTATTACTATttcaagaaatatatatatataataataataataaatataatatatttgtataagaTAAAACgctatatataaacaatacaatatattgtgtaatagtatatataatttctcatttcgttaatttttttttttttttttttaattttgtttttgaattttttttataattataataaatatttaaatttttttttgtgataattatataattaaataatttaataattaatatttttttaaaataagttaaaatatttttataaaaataataatattaatatttgcaACTACGTAGATAAAGTAGAGAGAAAGTTATAACATACAAGAATTtttagaacaaaaaaaaaatacaattactatttaaaaaattttttttttttgttttattatcataaaaaatgtttattgtaaaattgttttatataattgcAATGATACAAAGTTATATCTTggaatatgtattatataaatatatgttctaATACGttgtaatatatgtattgtgCACCTTTAACCATTAATTCTCTACacacttttattttatttagaaCAAAATACAAGTTGTTTGTAAGAATAGTTTTAGtggttatataaatgtttaaaaaaataaaaaattaatattacaatttatcttatgatataaaattatattttattagaaattacaattcaaaattataaaaaatgtaaaaggttttattatattatttactaaaaattttaattaattattttcccCCCCTAtttagtatttttttttaattttttttttgttttaaataaaagGGAAATATATGGttatagaaaaaagaaattatttttataatggtAAGATAATTGTGTATTATATTGTAgagcaataataatattttatattaaacatatataattcttttaataaaacacaatacatttttatatattaattattaagttataatattaatcatgaaattatataagtatcacaataaatatgaaactgCACTAcactaaaatattattatttttctttccaTTAAATGTATTGTTAACATCATATCATGTatgaaagaaatatttataaatatatatatatatatatatatatatatatatatagtattttataatttatggtAAATAAAccatatacataattataacaaaaagatataaaataatatactccaactaattataacatacatatatatatattttataggcacataataaaaataaagcatCCATCACACCACATCATACACGAAGTACTACGTCACGATTGTTAAGCGAATATGACACAGAATCGTCAATTTATGATAGTGATGAGGATATCAATTCAGTGAAGGAAATTTTCGAACGGCAAACATCACGACGTTTTGAAGAATACGAAGAACGTATGATAACACAAcgacaaaaatataaagaacaaCGTGACAaagatatacaaaaaattattttaaaagataaaatggaGAAAAACTTagcaaaaaaaatagaaaaaggtTGTCTTAGGTGTGGATTTGGGCTATCAGGTGTTGCAGGAAGTATTGGATTATTTGGTGCGGTTGCTATAAATATCTGGAAACCTGCGGCACTTAAGGCCGCTATTGCGAAAGCTATAACTGAGGGTACTGCTGACATTGCAGCTGCAGGTGTTAAAGCAGGTGAGGTTACAGGTAAGGTATTAGTTATTTCAGGATTAAAACGAATGGGTATATCAACTCTAGATGGTAAGGATTTGGGAACCTATTTTGCTACAAcatcttataaaaatatcacAAACATTACTCAAGCTGTTTCTAGTGAATATGTACAGAAATGTATATCTGCTTCTTCAGGGAGTGTGCGCTTCCGTTTAGTTGACGCTCAGCGTGATATTCATTTTTGCCATTCGGTGTGGAAACAAACTTCAGCTGTATCAACACCAAAAAAGGGTATTTCATATAAGGAAGTTATAGAAAGAACTGTAGAAACTATGGTGTCAAAGGCCGAAGGACCTGCTAATACAGCCGCTGAGATTGCTGAAGCTGCTAATAAATTAGCTATTGAAGAAGCACAAGAGAAAGTTATGGAAGCTACAATTTACAATTGGTACACCACAATTGGTTACTCCATCCTTGCCATATTAATTATAGTTTTAATTatgttgataatatatttgattttacGTTAtagacgaaaaaaaaaaatgaagaaaaaagcccaatacacaaaattattaaatgaataaatatatggtttcatgatattaaattcaatttaatgttttgtgaattttgaattttttaatacaagGATACCATGATAATtgaatttttataacattatattttttttcctgtctaattttatttttgtttatttttatgttgttattaaattatttaatttatattgatttattttttttagtgaAACGATtgtaaaatacatattttttctaataaacattttatataaatatatattgttagtatatataaatttttatttattataaactCTTTAAGAACAacttgaaatatatatttttaaaattatttatataaaataatatgtaatgatatatattatagaataaatatattatattattaatctgatatttatatatttaaaatttaattatatttatataatataaataaatataattgtaattaataacacttatttttatatttttatatttataatatatataataaatatttattattaccttACATTACAATGTCAtgtgtaatataaaatgttaatttaattattttttatcttctttcttttaaaaatttaccttttaataaaataaaatatgtgtattattaaataacaaataaaaaaaaaatatatatatatatatatattttttataatatactaattacaaaataattttcaaAACGATGTATCGATATATCGAATTATCAACACATgacaatataataaaaatgaattaaccTAATCgtacaataaatattattataaaatagtaaaaatatattatatattataattatgattctattataataatcatattcgTATGATATActttatattatactattttaatacataaattaatataataggaaatttaaaacaatatatgaatattaataatttatagaatattaaaaataaatgtatatatagtttatttattctattaatataatattattaatacattattaatattattattattattgtttttattatataataataaaattactataagattatatattaaaaatacttCTTTAAAAATACTTCTATTACAAGGTAATAGTATAATTAATTTCTTATGTAttgtacaaataatatatgatatttgatattatataaatataatatatatatttaatgatttgcagcataaaaattataaatatattataattatattatttagatttatacaaataaatataaaattcagTGTATCAGTATGTGGTAActttcataaatattttaaattatatacttgtaataatattatatttgtaatttattaaattatagtttataattaatgtatatataattcttttaaatatactattaattatgaatgtatatttatatattattatttatgaattaaaataacataattaaataatatataataatagataCAATAGAGAGTATTTTCTAAAATAGAATAACACTAGGcaacaaaaatgaaataaactaaaaagaaaaatgtaaatattaaaatacatatataaaagtatataaatttattaattttaaaattaatattatattttattaattacaaGAAaagttgttattatttaaaaaataataattatattagaatatattttaggaaaattttttaaaaaaaatcatgagggatattatgatatataagtGGTTTACACCCATAGCAACTATTGTTCTacacatttatatgtgtatttgcaggaaaatatattgttatttattaactatttataatatatatatattatttgttaaaatatacttgaatattaatttatgagaatgcttatatatatatatgagagaattattttaagaaaaataaaaaaaaaataaataaaataaaaataatataatataaaatgaaaaaaattatttattttatatcatatttatatattttttttaaatattaaatgaatattttcataaattaaattatacttATGATGAAACtataatgttattatatcataaaattacAACAAAATTTCCGCTTATCAATATattacacaaatatatatcagaaaacaaaatagatcattttttatgaattagattaataaaatttgaCATATAACATACAGTTTTttgaattaaaaatgaagatgtaTTATCTAAAAATGTTATTGTTtacctttttaataaatacattaataTTACCACATTATGTATGTAAAAAAGatgcattattattacaataacgtaaatatataattaaacaattattacattttcaGTACATATTGATtaatcttctttttcttcttttaggagaattatctaaataatgattataatgtAAGTTTCATTCAAAACAAGACCAAAAGAGCAACGATAAAATCAAGACTTTTAGCACAAACCCAAATCCATAATCCGCATTATCATAATGATCCAGAACTCAAAGAAATAATTGATAAAATGAACGAGGAAGCAATCAAAAAATACCAGGAAACTCATGATCCATATAAACAATTGAAAGAAGTAGTAGAAAAAAACGGAACAAAATATACAGGTGGTAATGATGCAGAACCAATGTCAACGctagaaaaagaattattggAAACATATGAAGAAATTTTTGGTAACGAAAGTGATATGTTGAAGTCGGGTATGAGTCCAAATGTTGATGAAAAATCTTCAACATGTGAATGTACTgacattaataatataaaactaGGAAAAACAAAAGGAAGAGATAAGTATTTAAAACACCTAAAACACAGATGTATAGGGGGAATATGTTCTTGCACACTAGGTAGTGCACTCTTAGCATATATAGGTACGGTAGCTGCAAAAGTTGCTGTCATTGGTTCATTTGGAGATACGGTTAAGAATTGCATATCCTCTATTTCTATATTGCATATGCTTACTTATGATTCTATGAATTTAGCTATGCAATCAGTTAATGCAGCAGGCTCTGTAACTTGTGTTTCTGATTTAGCAGGAGCTACAGGTACTGCTTATGCAATTTTCGTTCCTTGTGGTATTACAGCTTTGGTTCTACTTATATTAGCTGTTgtacttataataatatatatatggttatatagaagaagaaaaagatcaTGGAAACATGAATGCAAGAAACATTTATGTAAgtaatgtatttttaaaaatataaattatgtaacTTGTGAATCgcatatacattatattttataataaagttttttttttctacgcatataatataatttaaatagtattttctcatttaaaaaatatatttatagat from the Plasmodium falciparum 3D7 genome assembly, chromosome: 14 genome contains:
- a CDS encoding rifin, whose translation is MKLHYTKILLFFFPLNVLLTSYHAHNKNKASITPHHTRSTTSRLLSEYDTESSIYDSDEDINSVKEIFERQTSRRFEEYEERMITQRQKYKEQRDKDIQKIILKDKMEKNLAKKIEKGCLRCGFGLSGVAGSIGLFGAVAINIWKPAALKAAIAKAITEGTADIAAAGVKAGEVTGKVLVISGLKRMGISTLDGKDLGTYFATTSYKNITNITQAVSSEYVQKCISASSGSVRFRLVDAQRDIHFCHSVWKQTSAVSTPKKGISYKEVIERTVETMVSKAEGPANTAAEIAEAANKLAIEEAQEKVMEATIYNWYTTIGYSILAILIIVLIMLIIYLILRYRRKKKMKKKAQYTKLLNE
- a CDS encoding stevor gives rise to the protein MKMYYLKMLLFTFLINTLILPHYENYLNNDYNVSFIQNKTKRATIKSRLLAQTQIHNPHYHNDPELKEIIDKMNEEAIKKYQETHDPYKQLKEVVEKNGTKYTGGNDAEPMSTLEKELLETYEEIFGNESDMLKSGMSPNVDEKSSTCECTDINNIKLGKTKGRDKYLKHLKHRCIGGICSCTLGSALLAYIGTVAAKVAVIGSFGDTVKNCISSISILHMLTYDSMNLAMQSVNAAGSVTCVSDLAGATGTAYAIFVPCGITALVLLILAVVLIIIYIWLYRRRKRSWKHECKKHLCK